From Candidatus Bathyarchaeota archaeon, one genomic window encodes:
- a CDS encoding UPF0147 family protein, translating into MVSKKKLKEYEERTGQAMVVLGQISEDTTTPRNIRRAAKESMATLQSGELTPAVKASNAISILDEILQDPNMPPYTRVKLWNVMSLLEAIKD; encoded by the coding sequence ATGGTGAGTAAGAAGAAATTAAAGGAATATGAAGAGAGAACGGGACAAGCTATGGTAGTGCTAGGTCAGATTTCTGAAGACACAACAACTCCACGGAACATAAGGCGGGCTGCCAAAGAGTCGATGGCGACACTTCAGAGTGGAGAATTAACTCCTGCTGTGAAGGCTTCAAATGCGATTTCTATTCTTGACGAGATTCTTCAAGACCCAAACATGCCGCCTTATACTCGGGTTAAGCTTTGGAACGTGATGAGCCTTTTAGAGGCCATCAAAGACTAG
- a CDS encoding FeoA domain-containing protein → MIAYEGTFDNLSGNTPKEPDVLKIVKEDILRILGERSKKTSLEIMEDEIKVAHPLISEALEELERDDLIAIQENFISLTELGQENAKNILDKYFVLEDYLEKTGSKIGAHTAANILEHYVSGEVINNIKKLSTLKKEGVPLTKLELNKEGMITDITFSDYGLFERIVSMGVFLGEKVIVTNEIPDGIVVKIKNKKFAMDKNIAKEIKAVEYE, encoded by the coding sequence ATGATAGCCTACGAGGGAACCTTCGATAATCTTAGTGGTAATACGCCCAAGGAACCAGATGTTTTAAAAATAGTGAAAGAGGATATCCTAAGAATATTAGGTGAAAGAAGTAAGAAGACTTCATTAGAAATTATGGAAGATGAAATTAAGGTCGCCCATCCCCTTATATCTGAAGCACTTGAAGAACTTGAAAGGGACGATTTAATAGCAATCCAAGAAAATTTTATTTCACTAACTGAACTGGGACAAGAAAATGCAAAGAATATTTTAGATAAATATTTTGTTCTTGAGGATTATCTTGAAAAAACAGGAAGCAAAATTGGAGCACATACTGCAGCTAACATTCTTGAACATTACGTTTCTGGAGAAGTTATTAACAACATAAAGAAGTTGTCAACCTTGAAAAAGGAAGGTGTTCCTCTAACAAAACTTGAACTTAACAAAGAAGGCATGATCACCGACATCACGTTTTCCGATTATGGATTATTCGAGAGAATAGTCAGTATGGGGGTATTTCTAGGGGAAAAGGTAATAGTAACAAATGAAATTCCTGATGGCATTGTTGTGAAAATAAAAAACAAAAAATTTGCCATGGACAAAAATATAGCAAAAGAGATTAAAGCGGTGGAATATGAATAA
- the feoB gene encoding ferrous iron transport protein B, with translation MNNLKILLIGQPNVGKSSLLNALVGPRVTVSNYPGTTVEITKAKKSFDKIRIEFVDTPGIYSISDRSEEEKVTERALFEEEADGVIVIADAISLERSLYMALQILEAQIPTVLALNFVEDAEKKRIRIDCEKLKGILHVPVVPVNPLTKKGIGKLVDSVAEIKKISKRAFTLEYNDHIENAIDEISSQMKETSIPSRFIAIRILEGDEDFYEFLKDERIVAEVRESLEEHPKTAEDIAITRYGTASFIAAKVTRIIPLEKEKELQDEVDGVLLHRIWGPLTTGLFLLAIFGMILYLGNLIQGVLTNFTESLLSSLTTAEHSILTIVLVNGLTGITIGVSIALPYVFLFYLLLGLLEDIGLLSRFTVNAEWFLKKMGLPGKSFIPLALGLGCTAPATRATRVLSSEKEQFHTASLFAFVPCSSRIAIIMGIVGFYGGIKLALSVFATSFVAGLIWAFAIKKVIQIKSEPLLLELPPYRKPLIQNVFAKSWIRMKDFVYIVIPLLALGGIAYGILDISGLTQIVVEPLSPITTWLGLPTITIIPMIFGFLQKDLTGAMLLSVLGSKISFVLTPLQIYTFGVATTLGIPCMIALGMLIKEFGFKRAIILTITSTVYGLLFAGLAWRIISIV, from the coding sequence ATGAATAATCTTAAAATACTTTTGATTGGCCAGCCAAATGTAGGGAAGTCTTCGTTACTTAATGCACTGGTTGGTCCAAGAGTTACAGTATCCAACTACCCTGGAACTACTGTTGAGATAACAAAAGCCAAAAAAAGTTTTGACAAAATAAGAATAGAGTTTGTAGATACTCCTGGAATATACTCTATTTCCGACAGAAGTGAAGAAGAAAAAGTAACTGAAAGGGCTTTGTTTGAAGAAGAAGCTGATGGGGTAATAGTAATTGCTGATGCGATCTCTCTTGAAAGAAGCCTTTATATGGCGTTGCAAATACTAGAAGCCCAAATTCCCACTGTTCTAGCTTTGAATTTTGTAGAAGATGCTGAAAAGAAAAGAATAAGAATTGACTGTGAAAAACTGAAAGGGATTCTTCATGTTCCCGTTGTTCCTGTAAACCCTTTAACAAAAAAGGGAATAGGTAAACTTGTGGATTCAGTTGCAGAAATTAAAAAAATATCGAAGAGGGCTTTCACTCTTGAATATAATGATCATATAGAAAACGCCATAGATGAAATATCCTCACAGATGAAAGAAACGTCTATACCGAGTAGGTTCATAGCAATAAGAATTTTAGAAGGAGACGAAGATTTTTATGAGTTTTTGAAGGATGAAAGAATCGTTGCAGAAGTCAGAGAAAGTTTGGAAGAGCACCCAAAAACTGCAGAAGATATAGCAATAACCAGATATGGTACAGCCTCATTTATTGCAGCAAAAGTTACCCGAATAATTCCTTTAGAAAAAGAAAAGGAATTACAAGACGAGGTTGACGGAGTTCTCCTGCATAGAATTTGGGGTCCACTGACTACAGGTTTATTCCTTCTCGCTATATTTGGAATGATATTATATCTTGGCAACCTGATACAAGGTGTTCTTACGAACTTTACAGAAAGCCTTTTATCCTCCCTTACTACAGCGGAGCATTCTATTCTTACTATAGTATTAGTTAATGGTTTAACTGGAATTACAATTGGTGTTTCCATTGCTTTGCCTTATGTTTTCTTGTTCTATTTGCTCTTAGGCTTATTAGAAGACATAGGTCTTCTTTCCAGATTTACTGTTAATGCCGAATGGTTTTTGAAGAAAATGGGTCTCCCTGGGAAATCATTTATTCCATTGGCATTAGGCTTGGGTTGCACCGCACCAGCAACTAGAGCTACCAGAGTTTTGTCATCTGAGAAAGAACAATTTCATACCGCCTCATTATTTGCTTTTGTACCTTGCTCCAGCAGGATCGCCATAATAATGGGTATAGTCGGTTTTTATGGAGGTATTAAGTTGGCTCTTTCTGTTTTCGCTACTTCGTTTGTTGCTGGTCTAATCTGGGCTTTCGCAATTAAGAAAGTTATTCAGATAAAGAGTGAACCCTTGCTCTTAGAACTACCCCCTTATCGGAAACCCTTGATCCAAAATGTTTTTGCTAAAAGCTGGATTAGAATGAAGGACTTTGTGTATATAGTTATACCACTGTTGGCACTTGGGGGAATAGCTTATGGAATTTTGGATATATCAGGCCTTACCCAAATTGTAGTAGAACCCCTTTCGCCAATCACTACTTGGTTAGGATTGCCTACTATAACCATTATCCCTATGATATTTGGATTTTTACAAAAAGACTTAACTGGGGCAATGCTTTTGTCGGTTTTGGGCAGTAAAATATCTTTTGTTTTAACTCCTCTCCAAATTTATACTTTTGGTGTAGCAACTACCCTTGGGATTCCATGCATGATTGCTTTAGGAATGCTTATCAAAGAATTTGGATTCAAAAGAGCGATAATTTTAACAATAACGTCAACAGTCTACGGTCTTCTATTTGCTGGTTTAGCTTGGAGAATAATTTCAATTGTTTGA
- a CDS encoding ZIP family metal transporter, producing the protein MHAFDNRAEIPQEVGDFAILLHGGYSKRKALLLNVLSSLSTVPAAILAYYALEIMSSAIPYVMAFSAASFLYIALTDLYPELHQKVGFGSAIRQFFMIMAGIGTMILFLQFRP; encoded by the coding sequence ATGCATGCATTCGATAATCGCGCAGAAATTCCCCAAGAAGTAGGCGATTTTGCAATACTTCTTCATGGCGGCTATTCAAAAAGAAAAGCCCTACTGTTGAATGTTCTATCTAGTTTAAGCACTGTACCGGCAGCAATTTTGGCTTATTATGCTTTAGAGATTATGAGTTCTGCTATTCCTTACGTTATGGCGTTTTCAGCAGCGAGTTTTCTTTATATTGCCTTAACGGATTTATACCCCGAACTACATCAAAAAGTAGGATTCGGGTCTGCTATCCGACAATTCTTTATGATTATGGCTGGAATTGGAACCATGATCCTGTTCCTTCAATTTCGCCCTTGA
- a CDS encoding NAD(P)/FAD-dependent oxidoreductase — protein sequence MKYDVVIVGAGPAGIFSALELMENTSLNILILDKGVDLEKRKCPASRGLGCLNCDPCHVLHGWGGAGAFSDGKLTLSTEVGGWLGKFITEEELQGLIEYVDGIYTKFGAPNNVYGVDVNQIEEIERKASLAGLKLVRQKVRHMGTEKCAETLRKMRSFLDTKVEVRTRSEVKGLIVRDKHVEGVETVSGERFFAKYVVVAPGRSGAEWLKCEAQALGLKTLNNPVDVGVRVEVQAPVLEELTRVLYEPKLFYYSKFFDDVIRTFCVAPYGEVITESYDGILTVNGQSYSERRSANTNFAILVSTSFTEPFKEPIAYGKYIARLTNLLSGGVIIQRLGDLEAGRRSTEERISRSTVVPTLKSATPGDLSFVLPYRYLVDIREMLEALDRIAPGLASRDTLLYGVEVKFYSSRLELNECLETPIHNLFTIGDGAGLTRGLVQASVSGVIAARQIVKRQKGKS from the coding sequence TTGAAATATGACGTCGTAATTGTGGGTGCTGGGCCAGCTGGTATCTTCTCAGCCTTAGAGCTTATGGAAAATACGTCGCTGAATATTCTGATTCTCGACAAAGGCGTAGATCTTGAAAAGCGTAAGTGTCCTGCTAGTAGAGGGCTTGGATGTCTTAACTGTGATCCATGTCATGTTCTTCATGGTTGGGGTGGTGCGGGCGCGTTCAGTGATGGGAAGTTGACGCTTTCTACGGAGGTGGGTGGTTGGCTCGGCAAATTCATTACTGAGGAGGAGCTTCAAGGGCTGATTGAGTATGTTGATGGAATTTACACTAAATTTGGTGCTCCGAACAACGTTTATGGAGTTGACGTGAATCAAATTGAGGAAATTGAGCGGAAGGCGTCTCTTGCAGGTTTGAAACTGGTTCGACAAAAGGTTCGTCACATGGGGACCGAGAAGTGTGCTGAGACGCTTCGGAAAATGCGGAGTTTCTTGGATACTAAAGTGGAGGTGAGAACTAGGAGTGAGGTGAAGGGGCTTATTGTCAGGGATAAACATGTTGAGGGCGTTGAAACAGTTAGCGGCGAGAGGTTTTTTGCGAAGTATGTAGTTGTCGCGCCCGGACGAAGTGGAGCTGAGTGGTTGAAGTGTGAGGCTCAGGCTTTGGGTTTGAAAACGTTGAACAACCCTGTTGATGTGGGGGTTCGGGTGGAGGTTCAAGCTCCGGTTCTGGAGGAGTTGACGAGGGTTTTGTATGAGCCGAAGCTTTTTTACTATTCAAAATTTTTTGATGATGTTATCAGGACTTTTTGTGTTGCTCCGTATGGAGAGGTTATCACGGAGTCCTATGATGGTATTTTAACGGTGAATGGGCAGAGCTATTCGGAGAGGAGGAGCGCGAATACCAATTTTGCTATTCTGGTGAGCACGAGTTTTACTGAGCCGTTCAAGGAGCCTATTGCGTATGGTAAGTATATTGCGCGGTTGACTAACTTGTTGAGTGGAGGAGTTATTATTCAACGGTTAGGGGATTTGGAGGCGGGGCGACGGTCAACCGAGGAGAGGATTAGTCGCAGTACAGTAGTGCCTACATTGAAGAGTGCAACACCTGGGGATTTGAGTTTTGTTTTGCCATATCGGTACTTGGTGGATATCCGGGAAATGTTGGAGGCTTTGGATAGAATTGCGCCGGGGTTGGCTTCGAGGGATACATTGTTGTATGGAGTTGAGGTGAAGTTTTATTCGTCAAGACTAGAGTTAAATGAATGTTTGGAGACGCCGATTCATAACTTATTTACTATTGGGGATGGGGCGGGATTGACGCGAGGACTAGTTCAAGCATCGGTTTCAGGCGTAATTGCAGCTAGACAAATAGTGAAAAGACAAAAAGGGAAAAGCTAA